One window of the Leptotrichia hongkongensis genome contains the following:
- the trpS gene encoding tryptophan--tRNA ligase — protein MRSLSGIQPSGILHIGNYFGAIKQFVELQDEYEGFYFLANYHALTSSPKGEDLKANTIGVILDYLALGLNPEKSTLFLQSDVPEHAELSWILSNIAPMGLLERAHSYKDKVAKGIKPNVGLFTYPILMAADILMYSPDIVPVGKDQKQHLEMTRDIATKFNETYGKEVFKLPKEKIVENVATVPGTDGDKMSKSYGNVINMFGSKKALKKQIMSIVTDSTPLEEPKDPDNNITKLYALFATETEVEALKEKFRAGNFGYGHAKNELFDKFMDYFSPFQKKREELENNMDYVYGILREGANKARSIATAKMDEVRDIVGLLKKNY, from the coding sequence ATGAGAAGCTTATCGGGAATACAGCCCAGCGGAATTTTACATATTGGAAATTATTTTGGTGCCATTAAGCAGTTTGTAGAGTTGCAAGATGAATATGAAGGTTTTTATTTTTTGGCAAATTATCATGCTTTGACGTCTTCACCAAAAGGAGAGGATTTGAAGGCTAATACAATTGGTGTAATTTTGGACTATTTGGCTTTGGGGCTGAATCCTGAGAAGTCAACACTGTTTTTACAGTCAGATGTGCCTGAACATGCTGAATTATCTTGGATTTTATCGAACATTGCTCCAATGGGGCTACTAGAAAGAGCTCATTCATACAAGGACAAAGTTGCGAAGGGAATTAAGCCAAATGTCGGGCTTTTTACATATCCAATACTTATGGCAGCTGATATTTTAATGTATTCGCCAGATATTGTGCCTGTTGGAAAGGATCAGAAACAGCATTTGGAAATGACTCGTGATATTGCAACTAAATTTAATGAAACTTACGGCAAAGAAGTGTTTAAATTGCCAAAAGAAAAAATCGTTGAAAATGTAGCAACTGTGCCAGGAACAGATGGTGATAAAATGAGCAAGTCCTATGGAAATGTAATAAATATGTTTGGTTCAAAAAAAGCCTTGAAAAAACAAATAATGAGCATTGTAACCGATTCAACGCCTTTAGAAGAACCAAAAGACCCTGATAACAACATTACAAAATTATATGCTCTTTTTGCAACAGAAACGGAAGTAGAAGCGCTGAAGGAAAAATTCAGGGCTGGAAACTTTGGATACGGACACGCTAAAAATGAATTGTTTGATAAATTCATGGATTATTTTTCTCCATTCCAGAAAAAAAGAGAAGAACTGGAAAATAATATGGACTATGTATATGGAATTTTGCGAGAAGGTGCAAACAAGGCTAGAAGCATTGCGACTGCGAAGATGGATGAAGTTAGAGATATAGTGGGACTTTTGAAG